DNA sequence from the Phoenix dactylifera cultivar Barhee BC4 chromosome 13, palm_55x_up_171113_PBpolish2nd_filt_p, whole genome shotgun sequence genome:
acacacatgcacaGGCACACACtgatacagagagagagagagagagagagaaagagagagagagagagagagagagagagagagaggtgattCATGTTAGGATTCCAAAATCAAGTCCATATATTGGTCAAATATATTTTGCAGCATTGCAGGGAGGCCATCTACCATCATTATGGCTCTAATGCAATAGCAGATCAACGTCTTTACCATCTGGGTTTTCCAAGGAGTACCGATCAAAATAAGGTGGAACAAGAATTGGACAGCTGGAATCATGCTTCTCAGATGAAGCCCATCAAGTATTAAGAGTGGGATAGTGATTGGGCAGTTGCGCAACATGATTGTTCAGGTACACTATATATACCTTGAGGAAGCAATAGAAAGAATGTGATCTTGATTTTTCAGATAGGTCTCATCAAGACAACTATAATAGGCCCTATTGTTACTCCTGTGAATCAACTCTTAAATGAGTATCTTTTTTGTGTTACCCTCGCATAACATGGCGTAAATAATATGTTTCAGTTTGATAGCTATTTTTCGTTTTGCTAATCATCCATTTAACTGTATGTAATTAGGAATCACTAGCCAAAATAGGAAAGCTGCTTAGCCTGATCAAAGATGACAACATGGATCTCATAGGAGTCGAAAAAACCAAGGAATACTATTATATGTAGAATTGGCTGATGGCTCCAATATGATATCATATGCAATTCTGTAATCAAAACAAACTATTTCCAGTGCAAATATGTCCCTTTTATCCAACCATATGGCATAAGACCCAGCTTACTTTTTATCTTAGTTCGGCACTCTACAATTTCTTCTCCTCTCAAGTTATTATTCTCTCTTGATATTTGACCAGATAAGTCTTCAAATACTCCAAATGGTTATATACAACAGCAAAATTTTGGTATTTTGAGATTAAGATATATCCCAATTAATGATAAAATAACATGAGATGTACATTTTTCAGAGATGAATTGAGAAAAGATAACAAGATGTGGAGGAGTTATCAGGATTGATCAAATTCTGATTTAGGTAAAAGCTTTCAGAAAACACATAGAGACAACAAagttaatatattattaaaaggtCACCAAATTGAAGAATCCTCGATTCTTTTTGAATGaggagtgcaaacaaattgtagaaTAGTTATAAAATCCATTTCATGCATCAAAGAATAACTCTCTAAGGTTATCCTAGAATCAGAAAGAGTCTAGATGAAGAGGGAAAACATGAGATGTAGTACGGGGAATTGCACTCAATTCTAGATTTACTCAAAAAAATCTGTCTGTGAAATTTGGGTTTATAGattctgccttaaccacatcttGATTTGCTCAGACCAGCACAAAGGTATAAACATGCAAAGGATGGCAAAAGATTATACTAAAAACTGTAAATCAAAAGAGAGAATCCCTCATTCCCTCTTCTTTGTTGTTATAAGGCACAGAGAACGGTGAATCCATGAAAGATAAGTTGTTTTAATATGGGAATATTAAATGAGCATAGCCAAGAATCAACTGAGCTACCAACGTAAGTCCAGTAATTCTATGAATTATCAAAGAAAACTACTTGGGGTTCGTTGGTGGagaataaatttaattaatccAGACCAACTCCTTTCGCATACCTAGGTCTACACAGCACCTGTCTGAAAATGAGGAAAGTGAAAGACATTACCATCAGTAGCATCACTGGACATTGAGAGAGCATGATGGTATTTCAAGGTGACAATTTTAGTTTGATTAAGCTCTTCACTGAAATCCGTATGATAAGGGAAATCTAGCCTATAAGACTCACCAGAACACTTTAAGGTTGGTATGTATTAGCCTTAGGATGTGCCTTGAGATGGCCATAAACCCACGAATCTTTGAATCTGTCTGTTGACTGAGGTCTATAATGAAGAAAAATCTAATGATCAATAATGACCCGCTTCGATTCCAAATTAGTGTTTGTGTTGAACCTAATTTTAAAGAGTTCAGATTTCAACACAAGATAACCCATGACTGGGAGTGCCAACTGAAGAGTCCTAAGAAGTTCACCGTAATTGATCCATGTCTATAACATCTAGCTCAATGTACATTAGAATATTCagtatatgtgaatttataatTTCTAGTTGTCATTGATCATAACTGCAAAACCTGCCACCACAAGGAATAAGATGCACAAATAGAGAAAATTATGGTTTATATGAAAGCAAAGGGCAAAACCATACTTATATCATCCAAaagaattccttttttttttaatcatccaCATTCAACTgtaaaaaacaagaaattgcCGAATGAAAAACTTGTCAAATTCTAACACAGTTCCAAATAAAATCCATGTAGAATGTTGGAAAAGTAATTCTTCTTCATGCATGTCACATGAATGTTACGTAAACAGCAAGTACACCAGTGCTGACTATCAAAGATCATTAACCCTTGTACACTTCATCATTTCTTTTGTCTATGTCTGTGTGTGTTTGGTATTGCCAGTTGAGTGCATGGTGAGCTTGTGAGTGATCATGTATGTAAGATTCctgcataaaaaatatttacaacATCCAAATGGAACAAATTAGAGGCCAAATGCTAACAGTGAATATCATGCACTTGTCTCCATATACCTAACAGGAAGATTCACGTTCTCAAATAATTAAGTGGCAATTAACACAAAAAGTAAAACTTATAGGATGGAAATATGTTGAAATTGACAAGAAGCTAACAACCATTGAACTATAGAAGGACCTACCGGCCTACAGATCTATGACCAAATGGATCTCGGACAAAGATGACAGcaactaatcaaaaaaaaaaaaaaaagatactgtATAGCTATCCAGATAATGGCTTGGAGAAAGATGAACTGACAGCCCAACACAATGCTGATACCAATGAATTGGCttgaaagagttctccatgtcTTTGAGATGGCTAATCTAATGCTCCCACATAGCCTGTAAAAATATTATATGCTTCTCAAGATAGATTCCAGTTGCTGAAGAAAGATagataaatagataaataaacatcttctttttttattttgacagGCACAGATAAATAAACATCTTAAATGCAAGCATCACAAAGATTTTTTTGCCTGCTTCCTGGAAGTTcaacagaaaaaaaaggatCCTCATTATATTGCTTTACATCTCTATGATATTCCCACCAATGagtagaaaaataaaactaTAAAGAAAATTAATGACAATTTAAAGATTTAATATTTAACAAGTAAGCAAGTTAATGGATTAAAGAAGTTCAATTGATAGATAGAGAAGGAACAGGATATATTAAGCTCAAGGAAAAACTAGCAAGTATGTTCCAGCATACCAAATGGGATTTCTTCAAGCGACATATAtattggatcatcatcaacagGAATTGCCTGtaataagaagaaaaagttgCTTAACGAGTTCATCACCATGTAAATATGTCAACTACAAGTACAAGGCTAAAGAATATTGAGGACTTCACCAAGCAGACTGCAAAATAAGACCATCCCCACACAAAAGGAATTTAATGCTTACCATACTTAAATATCAAACTGTTAATTGGTGAATAGAGTTTTACTTGATACATGAATGATGAATATATATGTTTCAACTACAATATATGTCTAGCTACAGAATATAGCCAGTTTTGCTAAACAGATGCAAGTAAGGCTAGACTTGGTGGTGATCAGAATTTAATGCTTATCATACTAAGTATCAAACCGTTAGCTGGAACATAGCATTCATTGAAAAGAATGAATGTGACAATAATATCGATAACATACCACTGCATCATGAGGACTCATTCCTGTTGGCAGGTCACTAAGGTTTGGCTGTGTCGATGGATGCCCCAAGGTAGCAGTTGCAAGATAATTAGAAACCGAAAAGGAACAACCATCCTGAATGCCAGAAAGATCCACATGCGCTGTGTGGCTCAGAAAGTTATCCAGGCCTGAATAAATTGTCTCACTGTTGCAGCAAATGAAACATACAGGAAGACCATGAGATATGAAGCTACCAAATCAACCTGAACAGACCAAAATATAATACCACCAAACTTTATATACAACACAAAAGACTAAAGAAGGAATAAAAATATCCAAGATTAGTTTGTCAAGAAAATTACAGCTATCAGTCAAAATTATCTTAATTTTCATGCATGGactatctaaaataaatatgcaaacaaACTTTGCCTAAAAAGGAAACTTACTTAGATTTTAAATGATTGCAGACATTGTCCTCTGCTGGGGACTCATCTTCCACATTAATGACTTCAATTACTTTTTCATTGTTGACAAGTTGCCTGTGTTCATAATCGGCATTGGTAGTGTTACCCATCAAAAAGCCAGGATATATGGGTAGTTTCTTTTCAGTCTCCAAAGCAGGGAGAGAAGTATGGAGATGGTCACCAGTAGGAACATCAGGAATCTCAGTTATTTCAGGAGTTTCTATAATGTTAAGATCAAAGTTTCTACATGAACTGTGCGGAAGCTGCTTCTCTTCTTCAAGCATAACATTAACTTCAGATTTATTTTTTGGCAATAAAACAGGATCTTCCAACTTCTCTGGCTCTGCTACATCGACCATTTCTTTTACCAGTGAGAGGTTCTCATCATATGGGTTTGACGGTTTCGCACTTAAGCCATGCAAGCAAGAGTGCTCATTCTCCTGAGCTATCCTGGAAGAAGATGAGTGTCTTTGATGCTTGATTCCCTCTGTTTCATTGCTGCACTGTACAAAACTTACCTCCTCTCTCATATCGACAATTGGTCTAAATGTCCCTAAACCTGATGGCCTCTCAATTGATTGATATTGCAGTTTCACAGATTCCTCCGCAGGCTGGACAGATTGAATAGCAGAAAGGACGGGTTCATGGCATTTTGAGCTGTTAATTATATTCATATCCAAATCTTCTTCCAGGGCCACCTTGAAGGCTTCTTTGGCAGTGGCTCCTAAAGTAATCTTTGCCTCGGTGGTGGGTCCTTGATCAACTTGATCAAATTTTGGGCTTTTCAGTCGCACGGATGATCGGGGTTTCTTGGGCACTTTCAATGGGCTGATTACGTTCCACAAATTATTATCGTCCATTCTTCGGGGTCGATCTTCCACTGCTATATCTTTCTTCTTCAAATCGGAGCTTGAATCGCTCTTCAATTCATCAGCATTTACTGAATTAAATGTTGTACCATCATCATCCCCTTCATTCAAATCCCACCTAGACACAATTGAACGATCTCTCTTGACTCTAGAGGAACTCACTTTCGATCTGATTTCATCAACATCCTCCTTTTCTGATCTCAATTGGCTTATGCGATCACTTCTGGAGTATCCTTCATCTGCAGGTGATCTCATCGCACTGCCTCTGCCTTTATCAAATCCGCTCCACCGGCTCCTATGGAAGTGAGGAGCCAAATCATTGTCCTCATCCCCAGAATTAGAATATCTGGAAGATCTTTCTATCCATCGCGCATTCCTTACATTGTCTCGGAGCCAATTTGAACCTTGGCCTCTACTATAGTGCCCCATTCTCCTCCTCAAATAATTCCTTGATCCCATTCTGTCATGGTCATCatcatttctcctcctcctcccatgGCCCACTTCTGGGAAGGCATTTCCAAGCCGAGCAAATGCCGAAGTCCTGCTCTCCGGCACCAGAGAGtccctttctttctccttcaaCACCTTGTTATCCTCCTTTCTTGGCGATTGCCCCGGGAGCAAGCTCGGGGACAGCAGGCCCTTAGACACCAAGTATTCGGCCGCCAGCCGGCCAGCTTCGATCCAGACATCAGTCTTTTGGGGCGGGGAATCCGAGCACCGCTTCGGCTGGTCTCCATCAAAGCTTCTCCGCTGAAAATTTCGGTAATTTGAATAGGGTTTGAACTTCCTCTGCCCCCTGACGGGGCTCTCCGGCGAGATCCGCCGGGGTGCCGGGCTTCGGTGTCTTTCTTGCATTCTTCTTTCCACCTCCAAATCGATCAAGCCTTAATGGCGTCTTTCGACAAAGAAAACCACTCGATTGAGCTCAGAAATCCCTAATTCCACCTCGAGCCAGCAAGGTTTCCTTCGCCAATCGATCATCTACCAAGCAAACCCAAAACTTTTCCGAAGAATCAACCAAAATGTACCAATTTTATGACCTGGATTCAGCTCCGGATGAACATTTTCTCCACCAAGATCGATCCGGAACCCTGATTATGAGATCTAAAAACAAGAAATGGGTGGCCATTCGATCATTCTGGGAAGAAATTTAATGCAAAATTATCCACCAGACAGCCAAATGGATCTCATTTTGGCGATGAGTTCGACACCAAACCTCTCGTTTCTCGTTCGGAAAGATCGGACGTTGGGGTTCAGTCCATGGCTTTCGTTCCAAGACGAAAGCTTCTCTTCCTCGCCCGATGACAGTTCGATTTTTAAGATTCTGGAGTAGTCGTCATACAAATTTCTATGCAGGAAAATGGATTTGCCGTTTATTGTTTTCTATTATTTCTGGATGTCGTGATGGACGGTGGTGAGTAGCTAATCCGGAAAACCGACGGGAATTTGGATAGTTGGTTTTCAGTGTACGCGTAGGAAATATTATGCGGCGTTCGGAGGAAGAAGGGTCGTTCGGACGTCTACGTGTAGGCGCGCCTCGCCCGTGAGCGGCCGAAGGATGCCGCGTGGCTTTGAAACAGATGGCGCGCTTTATGTGTGATGTGACGCAAGCTCACGCCATTAACTTGCACCTGGAGCTCCAGATGAGGCCTCGTGGcatgaaatattttaaaattttatctccaGATTGCCTAAACACATATAAGGGAGTTGTGCCTTGGCGCTTGGTGTATTGGAGTGCAAACGGGTCTGGTTGGATTGGAGAGAAAAACAATGTAAATCCCATTCTTTTTCATCAGGATTGGATCAAATtagatttataattattttattaatctATCAGGCTTTAGCATTAAATCAAAGTAAAAATAATTTGAACATAAGCTATgttggaagaaaggaaagagagagttggagaaagaaaaatatatatacctatACTTTCACATTCGGTACATCTTAACTTATATATATTAgcgcatatatataaaaaaaatagacgGATAGATccgtttaacttgattcaacccATTGGAGGTAAACTTAGGCTCCCTATTTATAAAAATGACCAGGCTTATATTTGAATTTTGACATATTTAATGTACAGTTTAGATTCGGGTTgacaaatttttgatttatcttGTATCCAATCCGATTTGTATATATCCAACTCGGCCCAATTGTCATCCCTAAGAAAATATTATGGACTAATATAGATTGTTATGTGATTCCTAAATCATGCTAACattatgaaagagtagatgccctataagccaatcatttgataggtttctctttgtaatccttcaAATCATGTACTCAATacttgatatatatcaataaaggcattgtgtttcatcatttgctgcttatctattttattattggatgatgaaccccataaattaggacattggttttagggttatgatgagatcataccagtgagatctaaaatcctaaaatcctaatttataattgttacgggggaacttagccaccatgccccacgcgaccggcacgcgcgcccaggaagactacggcagtcccttgatccagcaatccgaccccgagtcggatatcttcggctccgcagcccgaccccgagtcggctgccccatgatccagcaatccgaccccgagtcggatatcttcggctccgcagcccgacctcgagtcggctgccccttgatccagcaatccgaccccgagtcggatatcttcggctccgcagcccgatcccgagtcggctgccccttgatccagcaatccgaccccgagtcggatatctctcgacaacgacaggctattccccagaggcaccccgcggcctcctgctccactactccctgcaacggctgtatccgatgctgctccacgatctcctgtaacagccgtacaaagcggaactccactacgccctgtcatggccgtacccagcgctgccccacgacgccctgtaacggccatgtcagtggccaccccatcgtgccccacgatgacgaacccccctggaaagaccccccagcctggtatatatgcggctggggggagaaggggggtaagcaataccttcCAGAGCAtcctcttacttgctactatcgtctttccttctcctccaatctcctctgacttgatcgtcggagggcccccactaccccagtggtggtgcgaggcttgcttgcaggtttcctgGTGGAAGGTGAAGCgtgatcaacaccaaccaaggcaactcaggcggaaccccgttcacaccgtagtgccaatcgttctcggtttggaccaccagcaacagttggcgctggaaggagggcccgaatctcagaacgatcgtaatggcacggcgaggtggtcgtggagcttccaacgcttccggtcgcggggcctctcgcgcctccggccgggaggcagccgcatctccaacacactctcagcaacattccaccgccccacctcccattcagatggtcgaagtcgctcagttcgaccagttagcccagcaggttcgcaccctcgcggaggcagtgcagaacctgcagggtgtgatgtctcgagcgccgcagcgggcccaggagccgctgctccctgagcgctcacctgtcctcctcaacccgcgctccttcctctcccatggggaggagcgccggcgcgaggaagattctcgagcacggtccgttctgccgggaccttctcatcggagctgcgcggggtacgagtggcggacccgggcgcgttcccagaccccccagtcctcgaggagcccgcactccagtcggtccccctcgcgccgctccttgtctcccacccgccggtcgcgctccctggaccggcgagtggacgatctccacagacaactccaggtcctgaagggccactccaaagatcccttcgccgacttggagatctcctcccagccggcgcttgcctcgaggatcctgcggaccccaaatccgccggggttcaaaatgccggcgatcgagccctatgacggggcagcggacccgcgggatcacgtcgagagtttcaggacccttatgctcctccacggagcatcagatcctctcctctgcaaggccttcccggcgaccctccgtggcccggctagggcgtggttcgccggactggaggctaactctatccagtccttcgaccagttcactcgcctcttcatcagccatttcgccgtcagtagccggcggcgactggtctccgactccctctttgatgtccggcaaaatgagggagaaagcctgcgggattaccttacccgcttcaacaaggctacgctggaggtccggaacctgagccaggaggtggctctttcagccctgaagcgtggcttccggaagggcagactcaccttctccctggacaaacgcctgccgcggagcttcccggagctgttgtctcgggaagaaaaggcgaaaagaagCACGCCAGAgaaggagcccgacgcctcaacgtcggcgcagaagcccgtcaccggcgaggaaccacggcgccccacgccctcgttctccgccccgacgcttcaaccggtacaccccacttctgactccccgggcccagatccttatggagatcaaggggcgggaggacctcccggttccgagacagatgaagaagatccctgggaggaggccctctcgggcgtactgtgagtaccaccgagaccacggccacgacaccgaagactgcttccagcttcgggacgagttcgaggctcggagcccgaccatgcagaattacgtccggaaggtgcaagcactcatttccgacctcggcagtgtcgacattcagcaggtcccaagaagtgaaaatgccagggccgacaggttgtcccgtttggtgggcgcagacgcgcacaacttgtcgagggcaatctacctggagaccctggacgctccgagcatcggcgaggtcggagcggtgatggcgattgatccggagccgtcttggatggacccgcttgtcgcctacctcgccgaagggattctccctgaagatgaagatcaagctcagcgacttgttatgaagtccgcccactacgtactctatgaagggaagctgtatcggacctcgttcaccgcccccctcttaaggtgcctccgcccctcagaagcggcctacgccctcagcgaagtccacgaaggcatctgcggatcgcacttgggggctaggtccttggcgcataagatcatgaggcaaggctattattggcctaccttattggaggactcaaaggatcatgtacggaaatgcgacgcctgccagcgccacgccaacgtccagagagtcccttctgtccccttggcaccaatcactgcaccctggcccttcgcccagtggggaatggatatcctcggaccattccccgtcgcttcagctcagcggaagtttttgattgttgcaatcgactacttcaccaagtgggtggaggcagagccgctggccactatcacggaggcgcaagtccggaagttcgtgaagaagaacatcattgtccgatttggggtacctcgggtcctcatctcggataatggtcgacagttcgacaacaagcatttccgtgacttctgcgaggagttcgggatcgagcatcggtttacatctgtgtcgcatccccaaaccaacggcgaggccgaggtcacaaatcggacaatcctctaaggaatcaaagcgcgaatcggtcggacggggcaagcctGGGTCGAAgagctcgagaatgtcctttgggcgtatcggaccacgcatcggacccctaccgaggagacgcctttcagcctaacctatggcacggaagccgttgtccccgtggagctcggactcccctcacctcgggtggccgcgcaccgacccgaggccaattcggagcaactccgagggaacctggatctcttggaagaagcgaggaaaatggcgcaggttcggatggcgatgtatcgacggagggtggcccgatattacaactccaaggtccgaccgaagcttttcagaatcggagatctggtgctaaggcgagctaaagcatctcaacccacggaaggtgggaagctagcgccaaattgggaaggcccgtatagggttcgctgggtaaaccgacctggctcctaccagttggaggccctagatggtcgagaaattccaaggagctggaattccgctaacctgcggatgtattaccagtagaacgacaatgccagaaagacagttcaaaaatgtacaacacttttcatttcaataatttctggttacaatggcgtgctcgtgtggttacaaggaattcccagaggggaattagggagtaaagaaagtaaagaagaggtggagcctCCGAGgaactgaagatctgggatcccgaaacctccatccgaagcagctgcaatcccgccggaagtgggtgcttccaaccggaggcgccgtcgacgtctcacgaaaaagacgaagagccggcgcggatgaagaagaagtggacgaaggagaagtccacactgcccctacccagaggcgccatccacgcctcacggaaaagatgaggagccgccgcagaagaagctcccgctgcccccaggggaacgccacctccaagggatattccggtcctccccagtgttaggggagagaaggaatacaagggagaagagcatatggaggcgcggtcccggatcaagcgtctggcgcagagctcagtcgggaggctgaacttcaaggaggggagacgtgatcctggatgaaacgcctagagcggagttccgccggggagaacctccttgttgatcccagatgaaacggctagttggcggaagtcgcgaagggcgcgccccccgttccttcggcaggagtctctcagccatgcgccagagaggaggtccacgatccatggcaacctgaacagctccggcttggcaaactccatcgcacctgcacctgtatttatagccaaactgcggcccccccggtcgttccgatgcgggtggctcccataaatgcgggcgcattgaatccggagccgttccggctcttgaggcgtatcttcccgcgatttcctaagcgtcattctccttaatcgcattctttgtgcaggacactccgggtggcgtgtacccctaggtccacgtatctccgctcgcgctcaggccgcatccgcctcgaagaacgtgcgaatcgcggccgcttaactgacactcctc
Encoded proteins:
- the LOC120112825 gene encoding uncharacterized protein At4g26450-like isoform X2, which codes for MQERHRSPAPRRISPESPVRGQRKFKPYSNYRNFQRRSFDGDQPKRCSDSPPQKTDVWIEAGRLAAEYLVSKGLLSPSLLPGQSPRKEDNKVLKEKERDSLVPESRTSAFARLGNAFPEVGHGRRRRNDDDHDRMGSRNYLRRRMGHYSRGQGSNWLRDNVRNARWIERSSRYSNSGDEDNDLAPHFHRSRWSGFDKGRGSAMRSPADEGYSRSDRISQLRSEKEDVDEIRSKVSSSRVKRDRSIVSRWDLNEGDDDGTTFNSVNADELKSDSSSDLKKKDIAVEDRPRRMDDNNLWNVISPLKVPKKPRSSVRLKSPKFDQVDQGPTTEAKITLGATAKEAFKVALEEDLDMNIINSSKCHEPVLSAIQSVQPAEESVKLQYQSIERPSGLGTFRPIVDMREEVSFVQCSNETEGIKHQRHSSSSRIAQENEHSCLHGLSAKPSNPYDENLSLVKEMVDVAEPEKLEDPVLLPKNKSEVNVMLEEEKQLPHSSCRNFDLNIIETPEITEIPDVPTGDHLHTSLPALETEKKLPIYPGFLMGNTTNADYEHRQLVNNEKVIEVINVEDESPAEDNVCNHLKSNETIYSGLDNFLSHTAHVDLSGIQDGCSFSVSNYLATATLGHPSTQPNLSDLPTGMSPHDAVAIPVDDDPIYMSLEEIPFGILHT
- the LOC120112825 gene encoding uncharacterized protein At4g26450-like isoform X1, which encodes MQERHRSPAPRRISPESPVRGQRKFKPYSNYRNFQRRSFDGDQPKRCSDSPPQKTDVWIEAGRLAAEYLVSKGLLSPSLLPGQSPRKEDNKVLKEKERDSLVPESRTSAFARLGNAFPEVGHGRRRRNDDDHDRMGSRNYLRRRMGHYSRGQGSNWLRDNVRNARWIERSSRYSNSGDEDNDLAPHFHRSRWSGFDKGRGSAMRSPADEGYSRSDRISQLRSEKEDVDEIRSKVSSSRVKRDRSIVSRWDLNEGDDDGTTFNSVNADELKSDSSSDLKKKDIAVEDRPRRMDDNNLWNVISPLKVPKKPRSSVRLKSPKFDQVDQGPTTEAKITLGATAKEAFKVALEEDLDMNIINSSKCHEPVLSAIQSVQPAEESVKLQYQSIERPSGLGTFRPIVDMREEVSFVQCSNETEGIKHQRHSSSSRIAQENEHSCLHGLSAKPSNPYDENLSLVKEMVDVAEPEKLEDPVLLPKNKSEVNVMLEEEKQLPHSSCRNFDLNIIETPEITEIPDVPTGDHLHTSLPALETEKKLPIYPGFLMGNTTNADYEHRQLVNNEKVIEVINVEDESPAEDNVCNHLKSNETIYSGLDNFLSHTAHVDLSGIQDGCSFSVSNYLATATLGHPSTQPNLSDLPTGMSPHDAVAIPVDDDPIYMSLEEIPFGYVGALD